CGACCCACATAATACCTGCAAAACAGAAAAGACTTTAGGGAAAATATTtgcccgatagctttaaaactaattatctTCCCCGATCTCCAGAAGATGCTGCGTACTTGTCCAGCTCGCGGCAAATATTGGAGCCCATCATGGAGGAGACCAGCGAGGACGAGGAACTTGCACAGAGCAGGTGGAGTGACTGCCAAGAGCACCGCTCCACCCTCTTGAACTCCACGGAGTCCGAAACGGGCTCAGTGTTACGCATAGAAGTAATTAATGGTAAGCTGATGGAGATTATTTCTATACAATCTATACAATCTAACTGTGCTTTTCCATGAAGATGTCGATGGCATGTCTGAGCGGGACTATGCCTGTCCACCAAAGCGACCAAGGCGCAGCCTAGAGACGGATTCTGGTCAAAGCCTTGAGGATAGCGTCCAGCTGCGGCGCCCTTTGCTACCCGATCCCGAGACGAGCGTCTCTCTAGAGACGTGTGTTCGGGACAACTGCGGAAGCCAGAGCCAGCGGAGCAGCTCTGGCAGTCGGCGAGGCGGCAGCTTCGAGGACTTCTATTCGGACAACGACTCCTACCATTCGCTATCGCGCAGCTCCTCCCTGGTGCAGTTCGAGTCCCTGGAAAGGCAATTTACGCTCCAGGAGATACACCAGAGTTTGAACAGTCTGGGGAACAGCTCACCGTCGCTATCCTTTGAGGTGAATGCCACAAGCCGGACTACTAACAGCAATCCGGAGAGCAGGAAGGGATCGGCCACATCGCTCTCCTTGATAAAGCGGTTTGAGTCTAACGACTGTAGCCGCCTGCATCAAACATATTATGAGCTGAATAAGCTCACCTTTGAGAACCAGCGGGACATGTTCTCTGAGAGCCTACACCAGGAGCAACTGATATTTGACTCGGAGAATAGCTCCAATTCCAGCTCTAGCTCGTCCAGCGATAGCAGCGGTCACAGCCTTCTTAGCTCGCGTCTTGTCAGCGGAGGTGCAGGGAGAACTCGAACCGGAACTGGACGACAAGACGGCACTGCCCCCAGGCGAATGCCGCCCAGCTCGGCAGAGAACCTCTCTGAAGACTCTGGCTATTGCGAGCCCAGAACTCTGCAGCAGGAAAAAACTACATCCATACCAAAGAATTTTGAAAAGCTCtgcgaagaggaggaggagctgctgttgctggagGAGAACTCACCGCATTCTCGTAACTTCACTGGCATACATGATTTGTGTCAGCCCAAAATAGAGCAGACTATAAGCACGGTCGCAACGCCCTGCTCTCCGTCGACTATTAATAGTTCCCCGGAGAGGGCCTGCTCTCAATCGGAATCTACTTCGCCGCTGCCATCGCCGTCCGGATCGACATTGACGTCGTCCGCCGCCTCATTCACTTGGCTGAGCAACAGTTTGCCCGACATCCGCGAGTCGCGAGGTCCATTCACAGTCGGAATCATTAACACGGAATCCAAATACGTGGCCAACGGCAACGTTCTGGCCACCACCAgtaaaaacagcagcagcaacgtcCGCCGCAGCCGGAGCAGCAGTTCCGTCGAGAGCTGCGACGGTTCTTCGCTCCTAGTTGCTACCCACTCTCTCAACGAACTTCAGCAGTTTGGACGACGGCGACGCTCACGTCATATTCCCCATAACTATCGCAACTgtcacagcaacagcagcgcgAGTAGCTCCAGCGAGGAGTTGGACTTGGAGCGGGAGGAAAGGCGGGACGACTTTTTTCTTGACTGTCACAGCCTGTCCAGGAACCGGCGCAGCTTCAGCTGGAGCGATCGCGCTAAAAGAGCAGTGGGTGTGGCTAGTGCAGGGTATTTGAACGCCAGCTACCAGAACCTCACGCTTTTGGACTATTCAGATAAACTTCCATCGGTAGACCGTCTtcaaaaaaaccttaaaagaaTCCAGGCTGAAGTAATGTCGGACCAAAGCAGCGTTGACGCAAGAAACTATGAGCAAATTATTTGCAAGGGTAACTTTTTACTGGATGAAATCAGCAAGATTTACGATAAAAATGTGTCTATACTGACGGATAAGCCGGACCTGGAAGAGCAGCCTACTCCGCCAGATGGCTGCGATTCAAATTCACCCAAAAAGGTTTTGCAAGTGCAACTGACCGTTAGGGCACCACCTCGCCAAAAGCGTCCGACCCAAGAGCAGCAGGTCAACCTGTCACGTAATAGCATTGTCAAAACATTCGACCAGGACCCGACCAACTTGCGCACATCATACGCCCAGAGCCTGGAGCAATACCACTTTGAGGTGCGGGAGGCGACCGATACGGCCACCCCGCAGAGGTCCCTACCAAAGCGCCGCTTTCAGTCCCAGTTCCAGAAGTCGTTTGGCAAACAGCGCAGTTTTGTTAACAGCACTCCCAATCTCTCGGTCTGCGACGACGGACGCCGGGAGCCGGAGGACGACATCTACGTGAGCAGTGCTCACACTTCAATGCACCACTTACCCCAAATGCCAACGCAGTCGAAGCCTCTGGGTATCCTGCTGCCAGCAGGATCGCGCCACTCCTTTGGCAAGGAGGTGAGTTTCTGCCCAGTGGTAAGCAAGTACTGCTGGCAGGAGCAGACCTCCGAGGAGCCGCCCGAGGACCAGAGCCACTTCAGCGAAGCCGAGTTTGGCCCGTCGAGCGATGACGAGTTGCTGGACGATTCGGACGCCACTGTGATGCACAACACTAAAGAGAACGAAAACATCGCTGCACTCTTTGAACAAGAGATAGTCCAGAGTTTAAAAGAGCATCCGACCACGCAAGAGGTATGTATCAACATGGAATTaaggcatttttatttttgtggtctgccatattacaaaattttcaaaaattcaaaataaagcaatagaaaaaatacccgttactcagctaaagggagtgcgagggaaatagatatataaaacttaaatcgcgcataactttttaacgattGGTCCGATTTACAAATGTATGTGTCAAaaaacatacatttttaataaaaattgtttatatttcaATGTTAGTTACTGgcaaaaatagaaaacaacaaaaataacgctatagtcggattggtgtcccgactatctaatacccgtcactcagctaaagggagtgcgagggagatggatatatacatttttttttaatgtgcataactttttaacccTCTAAGACTTGCGTGCCTGAAGGCACGTATTACGTTTTTGGTCTTAACAAATAAACTAACATCTTttcaattgtttaaatattttttggcggTTGATAAAAGGCAGACAAAATTATGAGTCTCAGGCTTGAAAGCTCTCCGAAGCTTCTAACGAGActtatcatttattttatgttttttcgcGCGAAAATAATACGTGCCTTGAGGCATGCTTACGTCTTAGAGGGTTAGTGAacggtccgatttgaaaaatgttttctacatttcgataggtacacaactaaattgcttttatacttctcggaaatctttaaaggtgtgggagccagacacattttaaaatcgttagtgggcgattgtgggcgttagatggggcgtggcgctcggctaaaattgCGCTGCGtcggaagcccaagaatatgtgtgggaaatctcaaccttctagcttttgtagtttccgagatctcagcgttcatacggacagacagacggagggacagaaggacatggctagatcgactcggctagtgaccctgatcaagaatatatatactttatggggtcggaaacgcttccttttagctgttacatacttttgcacgaatacaatatacccttttactcaacGAGTAACTGGTATAActactaaaaactaaaagtatacatccaaattaaaaataatagtggGTATCAAGTTTATAACAGACTTAtggtaactttttaatgagtaAGGGGTAAATGTGATTTCTAGGTGTTTCTTTGGCTGTTAAATGCAggccaaaatccactggttttttgCCTTCCCACTAAACTGAATTTCCACAAAAgtccgtttttttggcataaaatctaGTTTTAAGATAGagccttgaaaattataatatatactccttatgcaaaaatagaatttcggttttttccattttttgaaaaaaccgtATGGTTGTAAAAACACCACCCATAAAATATACCACCACCCCATTatggtcaaattttttaaaaattgttattatccTCCACCTTAAGCCTctgaaaaaaaccaaaatgttacaaatttggttgtgtttttttttaaaggggcaaaaacgggcaaaaagcaataataacacttgttttttttattttgctggtAATACATTTCTATAACAACCTTGCGTCGATCTGTGTAGATTTTTAACTAAAGCTTAACAGAACACAAAcacttttgttagttttcAGCTAAAGTAGACATACACAAGACATTAAATAACACcagtttccaaaaaaaaatcgatgaaatataccatgaatgaaacctttgttttccgataaggtacgtcttcctgattaagaaaatggcacttaaaatttttttaatgtaaaaatcgtttttgacacttttttaatttctaacttgagttgttaCATAtagtaatagaatgccctccaactttcttatacactgcattgagttccattcgttagtttagaagctacatttcgtcaaagttgaaaaagtttgaaaaaatgcaaaaatgctggcataaatggcttcgttaaaaatacacgtctaaaaaccgaaattagttttataacttctactggtagaaggtgctttgacaaaaaaacaagctattgatcataacaatccaccagcaaattaatttgatatgcatttttgaagcttgcgacaacggtgttttttttggccgtttacaaCCGTTAACTGACACAACAGGGCTTTAACAGAGCTGTAATACCCGTTTTtcccaacgtaaaaaatcaatataaaatcgaactattgattgaattttttgttgatggtcttgttagttgacttaaagatgtatctttaagtataactcataaaactaatttcggtttttaggcgtaaaattttaacgatgccatttatgccagcatttttgcattttttctcacttgtccaactttgacgaagtgtagcttctaaactaatgaatagaactcaatgcagtgtataagaaagttggagggcattctattacctgtaaaattagtgatttttggttgaaatcggttaaccaaaactcaagttagaaattataaaagtgtcaaaaacgttttttacacttaaaaaaattttatccataaaaaaaattgtaagtgccattttcttaatcaggaagacgtaccttacaaAGGTATCATTCGTGGtatattttatcaatttttttttgtaaactggtgtaattgGACAATGCAAACAGTTACAACACAATTCGTTTGAGAAGTATTTAAGCATACCTTCACgtaaattttccatatttatacccgttactcgtagagtaaaagggtatattagattcgtgcaaaagtatgtaacaggtagaagaagcgtttccgaccctataaactatatatattcttgatcaggggcactagccgagtcgatctagccatgtccgtctgtccgtctctccgtctgtccgtctgtatgaacgctgagatctcagaaactacaaaagctagaaggttgagttttcccacacatattctttggcttcctacgcagcgcaagtttattttagccgagcgccacgcccccactaacgcccacaatcgccaactaacgattttaaaatgggtcctgcgcccacatctttaaagatttccgagaagtataaatgcaattttgttgtgtatatttatacttatcgaaatgtagaagacatttttcaaatcggaccattcattaaaaagttatacgcaatcaaaatgtatatatctatctccctcgcactatccagtacagcgttcgcacaccctttagctgagtgacgggtattagatagtcgggaacccaacccgactatagtgttctctcttgttttgtttatttggtaGCCCTCTAAACACTTTTCAGGCCTTTGGGAAACTTTGAAGTAAAATTAGCGCGTTTTTTCTTCGAGATAAGCACGTTAATCGATAGTTTTTGATCGGCTACAACAAATTATCAGTGGCgcgtaacatttttttaaaaattgttttaaaaagtttaaccattttagtatttaaaaaaaatatttgattttaaattagtaacttttattttttgtgcctatgcactatggggcatttgaccaccttggttggccaaaacccattttttaaaagtcgttaaaacaaaaaatgttgtttgatGATGTGTTAACAGAAGaccatttaacaatgttacGTTTACAGAAATCCGACAGAGGTCGCCTCTGTTAGGTTAGAAGCTGTTAAATCAGctgtttgaaattcaattatcggGCTGCCTTATatcgactttttgcttgcagATTTAAAGTGcttaaatttgagtttttaagcaatctaagtaaactttttggattggatttaaaggattatGCTATGTACTAAGTAGTTGTGTGGTTAGACGACAAAAATCAGACggttttttcttataaatgagTGTTAAAGGGAGTGGTCTAACAAGTACATTTTCgtaagaaaacaaaattttaaatggagcAACGAAGtgagtccagcggagtccacttctggaacctattgggatttgtagattatttaattgttgttaaaatgtatatggacAAAATCGCCACTTATTTGCACTTTtcctgtaatttaattttttagaccataaccTTAAATTTCACACTTTCCTATCGTTTGCAATGGGGGCTAAGGAAGTAAGGACTTTTCTGGccttaaattattatcaaaatagagAAGAAATACTTAGCTTTGTAATTCACTAACTTAAGTGGACTTTAGCGACTTTAAAACGAAAGTTGCGCTACAACTTGAACAAAAAGTCGCACAAATGTAGAGTAAATTCTTTCCTTTGCACTTCTTTTTGAGAACTGTACGATATAGTCGTCCAATTTGTACGAAACTTTTAATATTGCTTTAAAAACTGACATAATTGCTATTTCTATAgttatgtgcatttatctccaaaaacagcaaagttaatttgatcgtttctatggaagctatatgatatagttgtccgatccggatgATTCTCATATAGAATATGCGTGGGGATAAATAATGGCGACTGGTACAGTTTCaagtcaataacttttgaattgaccgagttattaatttcggccaagaaaagtggtcaaatgccccatagtgctaTGCCAAAAAAGCGGACTTTTCCCCAGTAGTATTTTTACGTGTAtttgttaataatatttacagtcgaagcattggaattaaaaattgttaaaaagcGTTCCGGTTTCCCGCTTGGCCGAATGTAGGCTTTAGGTATCCATGTCTTGTAAccctgtcttctgaaaatatcaaaaataataaagatatGATATTAAATGCTGGCCAAATTCCAGTGGTTCTGGCAGTTAAATGCAGGCCAAAATCCActtgtttttcgacttcccgcattacaGAATTTCCACACGAActcagttatggttttcctctaTTTGCAATACCTGCTTTTtcacaccctcccagttttagttttccgctccttgcaatatctgctgtTCGACACCCTCCTAGTTTTGGTtttcactgctttgcagtatatGATTTcccacaataaaaatacattttttcatgtAATGTgtacttattaattatatttacaatcgaagcattgaaattaaaaagtgtTAATGCTTGAAGCATTCCCagtttttgcttggccgaatgtaGGTCTTGGGGATACCTAATGCGTTATGCCTTTTAAGCCATTCATtcaacattatttatttatttattttataagtcaTCCCAACGCTACAAGCTTCAAGCTTATTATTAATGCGCTAGTCACAAAAATGTATCAAttaaggtaaacatatttaaacttATTATCTAATACAGcacttatatttaatatttaatatttaggtcgctttaaatttattagttttgtttattatgaaataattataaaaaaaaaacatttttaagggtttaaagaattttaacttttaaggtgtgagatcaattttaatttaaaatgcgttGCGCTGCTTATATTTTTGATGCTATTAGGTAGCTGATTCCATAGTCGAATagagtaggggagtgtagggtaaggtgacgaacgattcgttttttgaatgtaacttttgtaaaaatcaatatttttcaaaagtgtaaacgaaGAAAGTTGCtaacatctactgagcatatccctgtaaaattcgaaattcgaaattccaatgcagctaaatcccacagcgtttggcgtgaaccgtactttttttgcactttcaaaagttgtagggtaatgtggcgaacgatttgttctttaatgtaacttctccaaaaatcaatatttttaaaagtgtaaaagcagaaagttgcttacatttactgagcatatttctaaaaaaatttggattcgaaatttcaacgtagccaaatcccacagcgtttggtgtaaaccatcctttttacaaacaaaaaaatacattttttatatattatttacggaaaggttattttcgatacggaaaagaaagaagtaataagataatacccaaacttacaaaaaaaaaaaatggtcaaagtgcacatttttttaaaattaaattaaactgacgtcactattaaaaacaacaataaaactgcagcagtaaatgttatctgttattattatatttttttttacaaataatcaacgataacagttaaaattcttgaataaaaaaagttcgtcacaataacctacaaaaagttcgtcacgataccctacaaggtagacttggagcaaaaacggtgtcactctcaaacggcgcaaaagaaaaaaacgcgaggtaaaACTGTtaataaagatctcatgtatacgtgcatatatttgcctgattttattttccactcatctttgctctggcactgctgaaacacaagtaaattgaatgggtttgctagtttgcgcaccacatttttagcgaaaattacctcacgaactgtaaatacattgaaacacgataaggggagacgactacatttatttggaatttttgtcgtgacgtcatatatgagattcgacgagttcgtcacattaccctactcgtcaaattaccctacactcccctatacaaaaaattgtctttctGATAGCAGAGACCTGTGCCCGACTGAAGTGATATTGTTTACCCTTCGTGATgttgtaaattgtaatttttcgtATAAGTAGGATGGTTCTTtatgaataataattttgtataggAGAAGTAGTACTCTAAGTTGTATCCAATCCATTAAGCTTAGGTCAAAGATTTTATATGTAAAGTTAGAAACATGGTCCGCCCTCCGTAAATCAAAGACAAAATGAACGACAGTGTTCACAGTTACTCTAAGTTTATTCAGGCTGCATGAGTCACAGTTTGCAAAGacggtaatagtctagaagagcggcctgagcaccaaaaaccgcgaaaaaattaccctcgatggaccgcgatttcttaggaatttacgtgcagaagattatttgcggaaatgcattgttctcttgtaattgcatttcaaagttgcgtgttttgctataaaaacaaagtaggattttctaggattttgaggtgttttgtgtcattttgctataaaaaacatatgggctttccgtttgttgtcaaaataataagcgttcgaaaaaattcgacaaaaatgtgaaattgtttttatagcaggccagaccccacaaccgcgaattaatatcctcgatggaccgtgattccttaagagcttgggcgaccatggatgaccaacatatacatttttaagatgtgtcttaagaaatcgcaatcCGAGGAGGATCAACCTTAGTCTTTATCAGTACCTCCTTATACTTGTAACttatttgtaatagtaaataaaatgctatataaaactatggttaatgattggacagtaaatatttatttataaaaaatgctggtTAGTGGTACAGATTAAGCCTATTCTTTTTCATTGTCCGTATCGGTGGATTCCTGAAATTTAAGATAGTTAattgttagtatttaaaaagagatgggaaatgctaaaaaagcgccggaggcaaaaaaattaaaaacaaaaaatcgcgcgattttttttttttaatttttttgcctccggcgcttttttagcatttcccatctctttttaaatactaacatcGCGTTCAGGATTAAACAATTCGCCCATTGCTGAGAAAATTGCATGGAATCTTGAGGTGTGGTTTGGGTGCCTTTTCAAAAAAGTGAATCGCGCTAGGTACCCTTGGTAGTGCTCCGTTTTCCGGCCATAGTGGGGAATGTTCTCCTTTAGATCACGCCATAGTCTCTCTATTTGCTGTGTATTGGCTCCCGTTTCAGGGTCGACGAAGTTTACTGAGTGATTAACGGTCATGTGAGAGTAGTTCGCATCCTTTAAACCATTGTATGACTTCCAGCAGTCGGATATAATTCTGGTTCCATTGGCGATGTTGGCCTCTATAATTGGAAGGAGCGTTTCCTGGCTACGGTCCTCCACaggcaccaaaaaaaagtcaccgGTTTCTCTGTAAATTCCTCCGAAAACCCACTGGCCATCCACAACGCGACCGCAATTATACTTGCGCCGGCCAATTTTGGTTTCGTCAATTTCGACGGTTAAACCGTCTCCacctattatttgttttgcgttCTTCTTCGTCCAGCTAAGATAAATTTCCCGAAGAAAATTACTCCAGTCAACCACCGTCTGTTGGGACCAGCCTAGTTCTTCCCGAAGGAATGAGATTGTTGAACCCTTCATCTCCCAAGCCACAAAATTACAGGCCTGTTCAATGCCAACGTGGGACTTGCTGAAGAATGTCCGTTTGATGGCGGATTCcttacaaatataatttaaagcaatattttgttcaaattaaacaattgttaCCTTAAAGGAGCATTGAACTTTTCTTAATTTCCGTTTCTGTTGATGATTACTTATCATCCTGCGGCACCTCCAAAATGGCGTACTAATCGGTCTCTTCGCATTGAAAGACAATGTTGCGGGATTACTGCAGTTGGGACAGTCCTTGCTCTTTAGAACAACTCCATGTCTCTGCAGAAATGAAAACACTTCTTCTTCGTCCATGGCAAGAAAGTCTTTATAAGAAATAGTGCACCCGTTGCAGGAATCCatagtaaacaaaaatcaaaagtgcAATTTCTGATTAAGCAACAAAAgcctacttgttttttatagcaaacccataaattcatagaaaatgctcattgtttttatagcaaaatgacacaaaacacctcaaaatcctactttgtttttatagcaaaacacgcaactttgaaattcaattacaagagaaccatgcatttccgcaaataatcttctgcacgtaaattcctaagaaatcgcggtccatcaagggtaattttttcgcggtttttggtgctcaggccgctcttctagactattaccgcAAAGACTTCTAATCCATAGAAAAGTTGTGGAATTATACAGGTTTTAGAAATTAGTAGACGGATGTTTGTGGGCAGAAAACGTTTTGATAATGACAGAGATCTTAGTGTGCCATAGGTCTTACTCACTGCCCTTGAAATATGGTCATtccacacccaaaaaaaaaatcctgagtGTCAATTTAATAACTGTGGGTTAAAATAACACTGCCCCTAGGATCAAATTTTTGGGGTCAATTTGCTCCCAAATGAGTGTCAAAAGTACACCGCGTTTTCAGAAAAATCGTATTTGATACTAAATAgtgtcattttgataaaactagGTTCACTTCGATCCcaataattatcatttttgattttcgaagtTCGAAGTTCGGCGATGTTTTACTCTAGTATCGATTTCGTTTATACTTGTCAAGAGTTCGCTCGCGCGCAAAATGGTtcgatggcccagttggtaaggcgtctgcctctgatgcgagaggtcCCCGGTTCGAAATCCAGATAAATCAGAgtaggtaaaaagtttttaaaatgcaaatgtatcattttaagaacaaaaatgttaagttgtgttagattactgataaaaaaaaaaaaataatggtgttgcgagcgggattcgaacctcgttcccccgagcacaaaataatatcagaaCCTAGCGCCTTGGCCCCTGAGCCACgcccatattaatttttcccatggcagaatggttacaggagctttcaagcaaatgtcaaattttatttaatactaagaAAATGACACCGGCTAGTGGCTCTTTGACACCAAAAAgggtcaaattaatattttcgaaagtattaaagtgacaccagaatagggtcaatttaatgacgttcggatcaaagattttttttttaatacttaaagGTAGtatgttttcaattttaattttttaatttcgcacctaaaaaaattgtaatttactGTGTCGAATGCCTTACTATAATCAAGTAAAACTAAGAATGTCACATTGGAAGAATATATTTGTTCTCGTATATCCTctgctatttttaaaatgacgGTAGTGCAGCTCCTGTGTCTTCTAAAGCCAGATTGTTTATCATTGAGCACTTTATTGTCTATTacaaagttatttatttgtgcCGCCATTAGGTTTTCGAACATTTTGGACAGGTATGGGAGAATTGATATGGGCctatattctttatttttctttggaaTTGGGTGAATCTTGGCAAGTTTCCAGCTGTCTGCAAACACGGATGTCAAAATCGCAGTATTTAAAATGTGGgtgaaaaatacaagtattcgTGGGAGTAAAATCACTATAAATTTTGGGTTAACATCGTCCAATCCGGTAGCActcgatttaattttaagaatacatTCAAGGACATCACATTGACTGACACACACAAACCTAAATCTATTGTCACATATATATTCAGGTACTTGTTGTTGGTTCAGGTATATACTATCAGTGACTTCAGGAACATTGCATTCCGCGAACTCCCGATTCAAGGCATCTACATCTATATCTTTTAaaagggtaatttttttttctctataTTCCTAAACTTTTTATTCCATGTTTCGGTCGAtgaatttgtattataaaacTTGCGACTGTAAAAGTTAGATTTGGTCGAATCGAATAGGTTTGTTACATTCTTTCGTAGCATTTTAAAAGTGGTACACAGCGCTGAAGTCTTGTTTCGTTTTCACTTGTTATATGCCTCGTTGCGCTTTTTAATGGCTGTCTTGATTTCAGAGTTAAACCATGGTTTTTCGGATGCCCGGAGGATTTTACTTCGTACCGGcacaaatttattataaaggtagctgatattattttgaaaaaaggtcACTTGTTGGTCTACTGATGGTAAACTATAAATATCGATCCAATTGCACAAGTCAAATTCCGCGCCTAGATGGTCATAgtctttattttaaagtccctaaaaattattgttttgtcAAGAACTGGCAAGTCAAAGTTATACGTCAAGAAGATTAGGTCATGTTTAGAGAAGGACGGCACAATCAATTGGTCATAAATAACTACCTCTCCAATGTTGGtcacaaaatataaatctaaCAGTGTGTTGCGCGATTTGGTGAAATGTGTTGAAAAGGATGAGTTCACCAGGTTCATTCCTAGTGATTCAATGCTATTTTTCAGATGG
The genomic region above belongs to Drosophila takahashii strain IR98-3 E-12201 chromosome 2L, DtakHiC1v2, whole genome shotgun sequence and contains:
- the LOC108054886 gene encoding uro-adherence factor A isoform X1; amino-acid sequence: MENLDLAGYHDTTIRNWTSLGAFEQQDAAYLSSSRQILEPIMEETSEDEELAQSRWSDCQEHRSTLLNSTESETGSVLRIEVINDVDGMSERDYACPPKRPRRSLETDSGQSLEDSVQLRRPLLPDPETSVSLETCVRDNCGSQSQRSSSGSRRGGSFEDFYSDNDSYHSLSRSSSLVQFESLERQFTLQEIHQSLNSLGNSSPSLSFEVNATSRTTNSNPESRKGSATSLSLIKRFESNDCSRLHQTYYELNKLTFENQRDMFSESLHQEQLIFDSENSSNSSSSSSSDSSGHSLLSSRLVSGGAGRTRTGTGRQDGTAPRRMPPSSAENLSEDSGYCEPRTLQQEKTTSIPKNFEKLCEEEEELLLLEENSPHSRNFTGIHDLCQPKIEQTISTVATPCSPSTINSSPERACSQSESTSPLPSPSGSTLTSSAASFTWLSNSLPDIRESRGPFTVGIINTESKYVANGNVLATTSKNSSSNVRRSRSSSSVESCDGSSLLVATHSLNELQQFGRRRRSRHIPHNYRNCHSNSSASSSSEELDLEREERRDDFFLDCHSLSRNRRSFSWSDRAKRAVGVASAGYLNASYQNLTLLDYSDKLPSVDRLQKNLKRIQAEVMSDQSSVDARNYEQIICKGNFLLDEISKIYDKNVSILTDKPDLEEQPTPPDGCDSNSPKKVLQVQLTVRAPPRQKRPTQEQQVNLSRNSIVKTFDQDPTNLRTSYAQSLEQYHFEVREATDTATPQRSLPKRRFQSQFQKSFGKQRSFVNSTPNLSVCDDGRREPEDDIYVSSAHTSMHHLPQMPTQSKPLGILLPAGSRHSFGKEVSFCPVVSKYCWQEQTSEEPPEDQSHFSEAEFGPSSDDELLDDSDATVMHNTKENENIAALFEQEIVQSLKEHPTTQEYTTLPTTPLSTMPTYASNLNLVFKESVGSKNKDSFAALDSRNQKAEDGVDPNHELEISSPVSHERHAVANSSIDEAPHSAATYAAAKLRPLTLPILNKPPTNRAHNILYASQHLLQRYEPEDRQIHKMPLASAISTVDRADDKHPGSRGFLSKFAHGLRFSLRRKKKEQRDQMQSVVVKVSPGKESRQITGKGRWADFVHISVKPPRIPTFIQLDDSVPSEASSANVHCSQQSEKLDQSSTQKKVTGKPPLPKLPPRSGILAHAPQDAASGTVSAAHGTEALISTKREQYKQFPDQLTAGIQASRMRDRESTPLAYVSQNTHMFNQSGENGHVSGPTVVTAVPVDVSPMKEIGKMGLIETNLDTQETVISGTTRSLMDITGHPLSLPHKRYIVKRLNTTSDNNVNEIDGQAVKSSLGGCGVQLASFRRPHKSMEFLLDKENQKNVLPPENELQKSHDHNPAVLSEHQLRVQASLQRLNIPDWFRHYNKETVKVADGDNVTTKSNSGGYRPGHFTRMRTQDSGRWQGLNSKTTSLSSLGSQRFDRSPLLMSPSAHSHHGGQSIYACGPTKGHGPASAQTGVGATRWSTSHLNSFQTSPSVSQRGSFARGAPINSSFLSVASSSGVLRNSYRQPYLGWRSTEKLSQRTPHERLANSLLVQRATPSPTCASNGAWTVHSVTPEIQSSIKEVTSAIVHYVNDQQQSQHPHSRLASPNSRKCWLESSFVGIRRLDSPQTPVIDNSSPELELEHQHQQLHQFRPHVDASLSPAAVEGQPPLRMNGISRIGGGGGEIHF